The nucleotide window GGGTAAATTTTGCATAGCTTCTACCACCACATTTTGTGAGAAATCCgtaaattgtaaattaaatgCTAGAATTAATGCTATTACCATATCCACTAATATTTCAGGATTATTGCCTTCAACTATTTCTAAGAGAAATGAGGCAAAATGTACGCCCAGGTAATctgaaagaaaaaattaaaaataaatgtataaaagagTATTTTGATAAACTAACGATAAGTATGTAAAAACACCATTAACACCCCTTCTTTGAcaacgaaaacaaaaacaagccgaatatatattatatacccttcaccattagATATCTATGTTAAtaacatagtaatccagatatagatcataaATAGGTCCAAAATCGAGGTGGTTTTTTgataatatctcagccatttgaatGTCCGACGTACTATGGCCTTATAAACGTCGgtgttgtcctgttttttccttttatttcagccatttgtggccgATTTtctcaacatacagacggacatggctatatggaCTCCGTTATATATAACGATCCTTTGTGgtgttgcaaatgaaaaatgtagaaattacaaatggaatgacaagcTTGTATTacacttgccactcatggtgaagggtataaaaaggaacACAATCTATGATCACCTACATTTTAAACACGAAATCGGTttgttatatgaaaattaattgaaatataaacgCGGCTATAAGACTGTAAATAGTGGACCAAAAGAAGAAATTACGACCATccaatttttggtatgaaaattaacttttttttaaaagaaaacaaacacaaactgcgaatcgttttgcttgtctgcaggtACActcagagtctctggcgggaatcgaacccgcaaccctcagatttaTAGTCCAGTACACTATCATCTAGTCTATTAGAACTAAAACATAAACatggctataagtcagtaaatatttcaaccaaaaatttcatttacgatcatctttatttaatttcaagtctatataaattattataaattatattgcgtatcttttgaacgcggttttttgcttttaataacttacatgtcattttaaagggtacatatctgtaagTTATTCTCattttgttattgaacattatagtgtaaacaataaagtaTTTTTGCTTCCAAAATGTCGAATTCTGTACCAACGAatagtcatatgcgggaagttttgctttacttctttaatttgaaacaagtaagagagctatattcggctgtgccgaatcttatatacccttcaccaattatacttcttttgttttttaaatttcttttttggtgaaaaaaaaatagttttttaattttttggaaaaaattttttttttcgaattgttattttaaaaatatttttaaaattttttttttgtatttaaaaaaaaaacttttttgttttttaaatttttttttggtgaaaaaaagttcgggttaaaaaatattttttccgattttgacccattgtaggtccaacttactatggtcttatatacgtcgtctttgaaatatctatcattagatatccatattgtctatattaatgtcttagtaatccagatataggtcaaaaataggtcaaaaatcgagtttgtcctggtttttttcctcatatctcagccatttgtggaccgattttgctgattttaaataggaaacttctcgaaagaatTATCGAAGATTTGGAtcacgaagatatctggggtcttcagaaaattgatttcaacagacagacagacggacatggcttagtcgactccgctatctataaggatccagaatatatatactttatagggtcggaaaattatattgtggaaattacaaacggaatgacttattataaaaaagttCCGCTGAAGCACCGATTAAACACCGATGCTTAGggtgaatgtattccatcggtttcaacgtgcgagagatggtttgtgcggtttagGAGTGTTGATTTGATAGCCAGTCCAAAAtgtccaagaattggaggcattacttcatgaaaattgttgtaaaactcaacaagagtttgcaaaatcattagaagctactcaagtagcaatttcaaaatgtttgcgagcagccgagagaccttgaaagacaattttgcatgtccgaaatgatgccaaccagccgaatcaacactAAAGTCAATTATTCATGGCGCCAAGGtaatatttggtgggagcaaaaggtcctatctattatgagctgctgaaatctgaccagaccattggaaactgtaccgaacgcaattaATTTGTTTGACATGAAACTGtattattccatcatgacaacgctcggcaacatgttgcaatacttgttaaaaagtatttagaatgaagtggttgagtAGTTTTGCCTggcccgctttatagtccagaccgtggctcgtccgacaactatttgtttcgatcgatgcagaacacttcgctttggaacagagtatccgatattggcttgatttgttcttggccacaaacgatgagcagttcttatggctcggaatccatatgttgccggaaagatgggaaaaggacgcaactaacaatggccaatattttgaataaatttatattgtacaaatctatcaaaatgaaagcaaaaattcaaaaaaatcaggcatttttaagtcatacaccaaatATTTTCCCGTTCTTACCaattattggtacttttttgtccaCATTGAGATGATACAAttgttattcaaataaatttgatatgtttatgtaaatttaaagaaaaacttattttatgaaaaaagttccaaaaataaaaaaatatattacgcAAAAAACGATTTAATATGTGTATAGGTTCAAAATGTAGATATGGttccaaaaaagtacaaaacaCCTGTCCATTTTATTATGTAGATgagaatacattttaattttgtttgtatctgAATTAGTTTTCGAATTTCTTAGTGAATCTACATAGGGAGAGAGGAATCTAAAGTcaaaatttcatgtctctaccTTTTGGTGTTAGGACTGGGCGATGTTGCATCAGTCAATCACTCaataacgttactcttttatatagaTTGTTCAACTCACCTTGATGATTAACCGGCATTGGCTGGcccaaacaaaatataattgttaACATTTTGACTAATTGCTTAAAACGATCTAAATTCGAAAAGTTCGTTTTCATATCCTCAACAATTTCCAAAGGCAATACGGAGGTCAACAAAATATCCACGATAATGTGATCCAAATGGCAAGCGGCCGTAAATGTTTTCAGCAGTAAACGTTTGATGGGCCATCTAGTTTCCATTTGATAGTATTGAACTAAATTGACCAAGGCCTGATATTGATCACAAGACATTTCATAACAACTAATAGTTTCATCGGCATTATtctataataacaaacaaaataaattagatTCTTTATATCATAAACTAACATCATTTAAATTTACCAATATTTCTACAAGTTCCTCTAAAAACTGTACAATATCATCCTCATCTTCATACAACATCCAGGTGCGTTGCTCTGCATCATTTTTACAGTCGGCCAGTTGTGAGAAAATATATTGCAGCCGCTTGGAATCATGAGTCATGCCTAACAGACCCTTGGGTGTTTCCACCTTGTCGGTAACATGTATGGCTACTGCCTCTAAATATGGGTTAATAGCACCATTATACAGCTGTTCCAGACTTGTGAGTACCACACGTAAAGCTTCACACGATAGATCAAAACTCAAGTTGGTATTACGCCGTATAACATCCACAATTTGATACACATCGGATGATTCCACTTTCAAATTTGGCTTCGAATAGCTGCCGTGCACTAGAGCGGCTGCTGCAGCAGCTGCATGTAATTGCTGCTGCAAAGCGGCTGTACTATCTTCACTATCCAATGCCTGGCTATTTTCCACACTATTGCCAGCCTCACCTTTGCCCTCCTCATTTGCAGTCTCTGCTCCCTCACCGCTGACATTATCACTAGCTTCAGACTTATCGTTAACTTTATCTTCCTTGGAGTCATCTCCATTTAATTGCTTTGTATGTTGAGCGTCTCCTTTGGTGCTCTTCTCTTTGTTTTGCCTCTCCGGAGGTGAGGAATTATTATTGACGGTGTCTTTTAAACTGCCGTTTTGTTTGGATTGACTGTATGAGGCTGAAGAACAATCCTTTAGGCTGGGTTCTTTGTAGGTGGTCACCACATCTTCACTGGTCGTTGTAGTTGTGGTGGTAGTTTCTGAAGGCTCCGATGTGATGCTATTATCCTGGGCAATGTCATTGACTTTGTTTTGGGCTGGCACCACCGCTTGGGCTTGCGGTGGTGGTTGACTGGTCTGTGGCGACTGCACTTGCATTGAACCCATACTGGGCGATTCGGATATCATTAATGGCAAAGTGGTGCCCATGGAGGGACTAGATATGGATTTCTTACTACTATCTAATCGTTTTGTATGGGGTGGACTATGAGGTCGATGTTCCTGTGAGTGAGGGGCACTGTGTTTACTACTATATTTATCACCTAGACTTTGTGAAAATGACAGTGATGAATCAGCATCTCGTTCCGAATTATCCTAAAtgttaattacaaaattatttctcaaagcaaacaaatatttaataaattcatttttcgTTACCTACCAAATACATTCTTTCCATTGATATTTTCTTCTCTCTTAATCTCTCCAACAACTCGTCTTTGGGCATTATGCCATTTATTTCATTATCTTTACATTTTTCCAACGATTCAATTGAAGAATTtagaaaacttattaaaaaatctggttcaacctgaaaaaaggaaataaatataaatctttGTTAAATGTGTTAAGAACAAAGTTTAGCCTTCGTTAAAAGTTATTAGTTGGATGTAAATGTAAATATACTGTTTGTTGTTTGTTAGTTTAACATGCTAATAAAGTTGTATGATAGATGTGCCATTGAAGGTGttcctttttgtaaaaaaaaaaaactttaaattatgtGTTCTTATTAAGTtagaaattaattgaattttctttttccTGTTTGTAATTACATGCAAGAATATTACATGCAACTCTATAACATTAAGTCATATTAATGCTGGCATGTTATAGCTTTGGCCCTTAGGCGAGATAATTGTAGGTTaggttaaatttgaaaatgatttctgtTCATGGAAATCCAGAGACTTCCAATTTGAACCCactttttgaaatgtttgaatCCAAGGTGCCAATTATTGCTGAATTAGTAGCATAAACCAGTGGTTTATGCTggaaataatcgagaggtgtcAAATTGCACGACCTTAGAGGCCAATTGCCACCAAATGGTGCATTTGTCTGGATCTAATGGAGTAGGGATTGTGGTTTGTTTATTAAGTCAACATTtagcctcatcgctgaacacaattttgctatataacagtcgtctataagttgcACGAATCTATGacagattttcaaagtaaatttgaataatttggtagcgttgttcaaaCGTCAAATCTATTCATAATGATTTGCCAAAGCATACttatcataaatgtcaaaaagtgagcgcagtatGACAGATCGTTTAACATTATTAATGCATCAATGATTTCGTTAATTGTATCGGCAATATTAACAtagttgttataaaaaataaatgagaaCATGAATTTCATTTGTTCGTATTTGCATAGACTCCCGAACACACTTGCATGTCTTCTCGCACAAAGCCAAACGTGAGTAGGATCTACACATGGCCAAGTTCAACGTCAAGTACTTTATATACAGGTAAATGTTATTTTCGTAAAAGaatcaagtaagaaagctatattcggctgtgcctagtgtttataaaccggttaaccgaaaaccggtttttcttcgaaatctcggttttttgcgaaccggttaatttgaaatgttgattttcggttaaccggtttatccggtttttatccatcggttaatcggtttttaaaatttgggactaaaattaataaatctcatgtttttgtacatattttatattcattgtatacacattattggtctgatttgaaacctaaactgctgatttacaatacaaacttctttcgattaatatttttaagaattacaatgattctaaatagtagaggacgttgagtttacttaaaaactttttcagaaaaaattaacataatgaaactattaaaaattaaaattaaattcctcaTAATTCTATAAGGCTAAATCTcactaattttcattaaaaaattagtgatgattttaccaaactaattaaatttgacttcattagtgtgttttgttattaaaattttaatttattaatcatttcgttagcttttcagaaatataacaggagagacaaaaaacgttctaaaatgcatgatttgaaatatttttgaaatctgataatggagttttattaattatttggtatgatttataaataatcacagctaagatgtgcgtttgcatcttatagggccttttttgggacttggaacattttatgtttcatatcagaatgtcgaggtgataataaattttaaaattatgaaatatttaattaaaaaattgatttacattttttggttgaaatttaatgaataaaccaataattaaaacaagtacttattatatatttagtaacatatttatactcaattccatttgactgagataataattttgaaatttttacaaaataaaatggacttagaacttttgtatatttatagttatttaatattaactattcctgactactaaaaactacaaattttaatgctgtatatactttattggacattttacacatatgtatatgacggttaaccggttttttaaaaaaggccaattttcggtaaatatttttaggtgaactaaaatattttttttttgtacaaagttgttttttttaattttttggaaaaattttttttgaattattttaaaactttttaaattttaaaattattttttttaaatttaaaaaattttttttgttttttaatttttttttttggtgaaaaaaaaaattcgggttaaaaaatattttttccgattttgacccattttaggtccaacttactatggtcttatatacgtcgttgcaaaggtctttgaaatatctatcataagatatccatattgtctatattaatgacttagtaatccagatataggtcaaaaatctatgttgtcctggttttttcatcatatctcagccatttgtggaccgattttactgattttaaataggaaacttctcgaaagcatatctgacagaattattgaatatttggataccgaagatatctggggtcttcagaaaattgatttcaacagacagacatggcttaatctacACCGCTATCtacaaggatccagaatatatggaaattacaaacggaatgacaaacttatatatacccttctcacgaaggtgaagggtataaaaaaacggCATTAGCATCCAACCATTTATGGCTCTACTCTATATGGGATAAATTTAATTGTCCTTTCATTGCTACGAAGCTTTTTTACGACTTCTGCTTTAGTTGTTGTAACTGTAAATGGAATTTGATCAAAAGAGTTAATGATTCCGCAATTCTTAGTACTCTCAATTAATCTCCTCTCTATTTTTTAACGATCTATGTCGAAAATCTAAGGAGTTTGGAGAATGATCagcaatattttaataacttcatTAGTTTCCTTACAAAAGGTGATTTATTTAATGTGGACTTGCCCAGAAAAGTTAGACAGTTAGTCAATTTGTTCCATCATCTAtctattttctatatatataaaaatggatgtgtgtatgtatgttccgtatggactcaaaaactgctggaccgattttgatgaaattttcatggaatcttcagaatatcctagcgggtaacactttAAAGTCAGATTTTCAGTCTGTGGGTGGAGAGGCGTGGCAAATCACGGAAGATCAGGGAAAGAAGAGCAGTTCAAAATGGTGTGGAACGCGAATCACGTCTTCAGGAAAATTGGAAATGGTATAGCAACCCGGAAACAGAAATAGAACGCGAAtcacggcttcagcaaatgcgtatcagtgcatcttcatcgagaGCTGCAGAGACAACCCAACAGCATATCGAAAAACTACAACCCAATCGCTCCCGAATGTCTCAATGAAGAGAAATAATCGATTTAAGGTTGGCGGCATTTCATTACAATAAGGATGATGACTGCAAGAATCACAAGGACATACTgattggcgcaatgaacaaacaatatgatgatgtcaacaagctcaatAATGAGCAAATTCAATGGAAACTGCCTGGCGATACAATGAagtacaaatc belongs to Calliphora vicina chromosome 4, idCalVici1.1, whole genome shotgun sequence and includes:
- the LOC135958252 gene encoding NCK-interacting protein with SH3 domain produces the protein MDNIEMLKALYDFQAVYPKTISFDEGEYFILYQTSARQRNWWQVVSMKGNIGFVPSNYVMKIKVEPDFLISFLNSSIESLEKCKDNEINGIMPKDELLERLREKKISMERMYLDNSERDADSSLSFSQSLGDKYSSKHSAPHSQEHRPHSPPHTKRLDSSKKSISSPSMGTTLPLMISESPSMGSMQVQSPQTSQPPPQAQAVVPAQNKVNDIAQDNSITSEPSETTTTTTTTSEDVVTTYKEPSLKDCSSASYSQSKQNGSLKDTVNNNSSPPERQNKEKSTKGDAQHTKQLNGDDSKEDKVNDKSEASDNVSGEGAETANEEGKGEAGNSVENSQALDSEDSTAALQQQLHAAAAAAALVHGSYSKPNLKVESSDVYQIVDVIRRNTNLSFDLSCEALRVVLTSLEQLYNGAINPYLEAVAIHVTDKVETPKGLLGMTHDSKRLQYIFSQLADCKNDAEQRTWMLYEDEDDIVQFLEELVEILNNADETISCYEMSCDQYQALVNLVQYYQMETRWPIKRLLLKTFTAACHLDHIIVDILLTSVLPLEIVEDMKTNFSNLDRFKQLVKMLTIIFCLGQPMPVNHQDYLGVHFASFLLEIVEGNNPEILVDMVIALILAFNLQFTDFSQNVVVEAMQNLPSAKVFTEKILLLLNREEDPIKVLKHSTDTMNSVLKMFIDIFSIPETAGMFYTNDNKVLIDIIVRQLTDLCAGNPLRRCYLELCRRILRNTNYQEHQHRKQDFMKIFTRIFCEETECSASDQQLVRDIANEFPQIFKA